The Procambarus clarkii isolate CNS0578487 chromosome 15, FALCON_Pclarkii_2.0, whole genome shotgun sequence genomic interval ATAATTCAATCTTTGAGGAAAGCAAtaaggtatacatataattttcaaCTTGACTGCGCACGATATATGTGAAGCAATctggtatatatacacacatacatgaaaAGCAATTGCAATTTTAATATTGACCAAGAAAATGATAGCCATAGTAGCCACCTGGAAAGCCATATGGAGTATAATTGTACTCTGCTCCACGGCTACTGGCATCATTCATACGATTCTGTGGATCATAGCCATAAGTTAATGGTTCTTCCGACTTGTATGTGGCTAGGGCTGAATCAGAGGGTTTACTTAGTGGGTTGTCAATAACTGCTCTACTGACATTAAGGGCAGAGACTGGGTGGTTTAGCGGACTGGAATTCATAGTTGCTGAGGAAATATCACCTACCCCTGTTGGATCACCCCTAGACAGATCTCGGGTCAAGTCACGGGACAAGTTGTAAGCAGCAGCTGCAGTCAAATTTGCCCCAAGAGATGCATTTACCATTTGAGGGGGTTTTGGTATTCCTGCTGAAGAAAGACCAGGATGAATTAATGAACTTCCTTGGTCACTTGGGTTTATTGAAGAAGAGTCACCATTTTGAGAGCCTCTGTTGATACTTATATCAGAGTTGCTGCCATCTTCATTTGAAGCTCCAGTTGCAATGTTGCTTGGCCCTGCTATATGCTTTATAAGTGGCATATGACTAGATGAGTTATCAGTTTCACCATCTTCGAAGAAGGATTCGTCGTCATCTCTGTGATTATCATCATGTTGTGAACTAACTTGATCACTGTACGGTTCAGCTTTTCTTTGTTTTGAAAATTTTAAATTATTATTTGATTTAAAAGTAGCAAGCCACCCATTAGATGCTTTAAAATCATGGTATCCAAGTTCAGGAGCGATCTGGAGTGCCTTGGCTCGCAACATCCCAGTGGTGATTTTGACACCAGCTACAACTGTCATGTGTCGATACCATTGTATGAGATGCTGATTAAGTAAAGCATATTCACTCTTCCTTTGTCTTTTCATGGTGAGCTTTTCTCCCCGTAGAAGACTATCTCGGTAAATTGTAAGTATCTCCTCTCTCCTTTTAATTATGCCACTAACTTGAGTCTTTCCAATTCCATAAAGGTGAGCAATCTGCCTTTGTGACTTTCCATCCAAAAAGGCTTCAATGACTTTCACCTTTTCCTCCAGAGTAAGGGTTGTTCgtgtttgtttctctctctcctttactGGAGGCAAGGTAAACAGAGACAGTGGGTTAATTGCCGGAAACTTCACATCATCTGAAGATTCCTCAAATTTATCTTCTGGTATTCTTTTTTCTGAAAGTTCCCACACATCTGAGTCTTTATTTTCATTAGTAACCGATTTGATAGCCATTTGTACTTTGGTATTTTCTTCTGGTGTAGATTTAGGAGACAAAATATTTTCCTTATTTCTATTACTTTTTGCAGTATCCTCATCAGTTGGAAAAGGAGGGTCACAGTTCACACTAACTTTTTCCATCGATTCCAAAACGGAAGCAACTGTCTTTTTCTTCAGTCTTTCTAATGCCCTTGTTATTGGTCTCTCATTAGAATCTGAGCCAAACAGTGACCTCCTCTCTTTTGCCAGCCACTTTTTTCTACCTTCGTCTAATGTTCGCCTGGCTTTGAATTTACGTTTTGCTCTTTTTAATGGCAAAGATGTACAGAAAAGAGGTTTTCGCTTTACTATGCTTCGCCATCCGTCAAGATCCTGTCCTGTGGTTAGACTGATTGTCAATGGGCCATCTTCACACGGAACCTCCAGGGTTTTTTCCACCAAAGGAAGAACTAATGACGCTGCATCTTCATTCTTCGAGGGTGGGCTTTTGTGTCGAAGGAGATGCAGGTCTGAAAGAGAAGAGGAAACTTACAAGTCATGGTTCTGTCATTGACTGCATTTATGATAATAGAAACATACTAACAAATATTATAGAAACAGTTCACAAAGAATATACTTAAAACAAGCTTTGTGGCTTGTTTTCACAACAAACAGTTGTGAAGTTTTGATGACCGAACCATAACATTGTCAAGTTGCCAATTCTCTTACGGCCTCTTGTGACATATGTAAACATTTTCGTTATTCAATACTTATATGCATAAGAAAAATTACTTTAACGGtacataaaaaaaggaaaaatcatTTGGGTTATAATAAAACCAATGCACATATACACAATAATCATGGAATATTACATCTGCCAAAGAAAAGTCTATTTCACTAACACTAGAATGCAAGGAAAAATATCTGTGTTGTAGGGTTTTCCTTCTAAGATATCTACAGATTACAGTGCTCAAATCTAAATTATTTTAAGGACAAAAATGCACAAGAATATTCCTAACAAAAACTAATATTAGTTTCAAAGGGGACTTGCCTCCTAGCATAAACTATATGGTAAGCTATATGGATTAATTGTCaataatttaaaaacaaaaaccctGTGGTATATGCAAAAAATAATCATGTTtgaaatatattaaaataaatgCCTCATTAAGTTGTCTTCATTAGTTACATTTTCAGTTAAGAAGGGGAaaaatatttctctctctctctctctctctctctcttgccctctctctctc includes:
- the LOC123747696 gene encoding uncharacterized protein isoform X1; the protein is MAAVSSEQQLRFRWNDHMQHVSKVLILQRLEEQFCDVTLVSEDGFVMKAHQAILASTSAYFQRVLSEVTSDQYPMIVLRGANFREVSCLLDYMYQGNTQVDHSLMERVLEVADMLEVKGLSRIRSNISIKKFMGPAASPDNSNAPSLNMPCTDNPRGSSRSPEEQFYCGNQTDNRTTDTESAEMRLTSNTCEIRSARETPHLPGDGPHITHTQPQPHNSHHEAEPQDDDDVTQTSGIDLSMAKNEPWSPREGEALAAQKEDTDGDESSSKKRKHQQESLCSEETLDPVSDPDWGRIGTKLEERKRHKPRTISLTSITTTDNDLHLLRHKSPPSKNEDAASLVLPLVEKTLEVPCEDGPLTISLTTGQDLDGWRSIVKRKPLFCTSLPLKRAKRKFKARRTLDEGRKKWLAKERRSLFGSDSNERPITRALERLKKKTVASVLESMEKVSVNCDPPFPTDEDTAKSNRNKENILSPKSTPEENTKVQMAIKSVTNENKDSDVWELSEKRIPEDKFEESSDDVKFPAINPLSLFTLPPVKEREKQTRTTLTLEEKVKVIEAFLDGKSQRQIAHLYGIGKTQVSGIIKRREEILTIYRDSLLRGEKLTMKRQRKSEYALLNQHLIQWYRHMTVVAGVKITTGMLRAKALQIAPELGYHDFKASNGWLATFKSNNNLKFSKQRKAEPYSDQVSSQHDDNHRDDDESFFEDGETDNSSSHMPLIKHIAGPSNIATGASNEDGSNSDISINRGSQNGDSSSINPSDQGSSLIHPGLSSAGIPKPPQMVNASLGANLTAAAAYNLSRDLTRDLSRGDPTGVGDISSATMNSSPLNHPVSALNVSRAVIDNPLSKPSDSALATYKSEEPLTYGYDPQNRMNDASSRGAEYNYTPYGFPGGYYGYHFLGQY
- the LOC123747696 gene encoding uncharacterized protein isoform X2; this encodes MAAVSSEQQLRFRWNDHMQHVSKVLILQRLEEQFCDVTLVSEDGFVMKAHQAILASTSAYFQRVLSEVTSDQYPMIVLRGANFREVSCLLDYMYQGNTQVDHSLMERVLEVADMLEVKGLSRIRSNISIKKFMGPAASPDNSNAPSLNMPCTDNPRGSSRSPEEQFYCGNQTDNRTTDTESAEMRLTSNTCEIRSARETPHLPGDGPHITHTQPQPHNSHHEAEPQDDDDVTQTSGIDLSMAKNEPWSPREGEALAAQKEDTDGDESSSKKRKHQESLCSEETLDPVSDPDWGRIGTKLEERKRHKPRTISLTSITTTDNDLHLLRHKSPPSKNEDAASLVLPLVEKTLEVPCEDGPLTISLTTGQDLDGWRSIVKRKPLFCTSLPLKRAKRKFKARRTLDEGRKKWLAKERRSLFGSDSNERPITRALERLKKKTVASVLESMEKVSVNCDPPFPTDEDTAKSNRNKENILSPKSTPEENTKVQMAIKSVTNENKDSDVWELSEKRIPEDKFEESSDDVKFPAINPLSLFTLPPVKEREKQTRTTLTLEEKVKVIEAFLDGKSQRQIAHLYGIGKTQVSGIIKRREEILTIYRDSLLRGEKLTMKRQRKSEYALLNQHLIQWYRHMTVVAGVKITTGMLRAKALQIAPELGYHDFKASNGWLATFKSNNNLKFSKQRKAEPYSDQVSSQHDDNHRDDDESFFEDGETDNSSSHMPLIKHIAGPSNIATGASNEDGSNSDISINRGSQNGDSSSINPSDQGSSLIHPGLSSAGIPKPPQMVNASLGANLTAAAAYNLSRDLTRDLSRGDPTGVGDISSATMNSSPLNHPVSALNVSRAVIDNPLSKPSDSALATYKSEEPLTYGYDPQNRMNDASSRGAEYNYTPYGFPGGYYGYHFLGQY